The Methanothermobacter tenebrarum genome window below encodes:
- a CDS encoding alanine--glyoxylate aminotransferase family protein, producing the protein MDETLLMIPGPTRVTPRVLKAMSENIVNHRSAIFGKFLTETSEMISDIFRTTNKSYILTGSGTAAMEAAIVNILEPGDKILNVVGGKFGERFSNIVEAFGGESKRIEVEWGKAANPNDIKEALEEDENIKAVTVVHNETSTGVANPIKEIGKILDDYDALYIVDTVSSLGGAEVDVDGYNIDICVTGSQKCLAAPPGLAAITLSDDAWNVVDNTNSRCYYLDLKKYRKTSSMEPPETPYTPAVSLVYALHEALKVVKEEGLENRIKRHELAAEATRNAIKALGLELFPDEEVSSTTVTAVKLPEGVTDAELRGTMRNKYHVELAGGQDHLKGKIFRIGHMGNITHRELITTFSALEMTLRELGFDVEMGVGVAAIADTYLPQKL; encoded by the coding sequence ATGGATGAAACATTATTGATGATCCCAGGTCCAACTAGGGTCACCCCCAGGGTATTAAAGGCCATGTCAGAGAATATAGTGAACCATAGAAGCGCAATATTCGGCAAATTTTTAACAGAAACAAGTGAGATGATCTCAGACATATTCCGAACCACTAATAAGTCCTATATACTCACAGGTTCCGGTACTGCGGCCATGGAAGCGGCCATAGTTAATATATTGGAGCCTGGTGACAAGATACTTAATGTGGTCGGTGGAAAATTCGGAGAAAGATTCAGTAATATTGTTGAAGCGTTCGGGGGCGAATCAAAGAGGATCGAGGTCGAATGGGGGAAAGCGGCAAACCCTAATGATATTAAAGAAGCCCTTGAAGAGGATGAGAATATAAAAGCAGTTACTGTAGTGCACAATGAAACTTCTACTGGGGTTGCTAATCCCATAAAAGAAATAGGTAAGATCCTAGATGATTATGATGCACTTTATATTGTTGATACTGTCTCCTCATTAGGAGGGGCTGAAGTAGACGTTGATGGATACAATATAGATATTTGTGTCACTGGTTCGCAGAAATGCCTCGCAGCACCTCCAGGTTTAGCCGCGATAACATTAAGTGATGATGCATGGAATGTTGTTGATAACACAAATTCAAGATGCTACTATCTAGACCTTAAAAAGTATAGGAAGACCAGCAGCATGGAACCCCCAGAGACGCCTTACACCCCAGCAGTCTCATTAGTATACGCATTACATGAAGCATTGAAGGTTGTGAAGGAAGAAGGCCTCGAAAATAGGATTAAAAGGCATGAATTGGCTGCTGAGGCCACTAGGAATGCTATAAAGGCCTTGGGCCTCGAGTTGTTCCCTGACGAGGAGGTTTCATCCACAACTGTTACAGCGGTTAAATTACCAGAGGGTGTGACAGACGCTGAACTGCGGGGTACCATGAGAAACAAGTATCATGTGGAACTTGCAGGTGGACAAGATCACTTGAAGGGTAAAATATTCAGGATAGGACATATGGGTAACATAACACACAGGGAACTTATAACAACGTTCTCAGCACTTGAAATGACCCTAAGAGAACTTGGATTCGATGTGGAGATGGGTGTAGGCGTAGCTGCAATAGCAGACACTTACCTGCCCCAAAAATTATAA
- the glmM gene encoding phosphoglucosamine mutase yields MKKLFGTFGVRRIANKQLTPEFASKLSAAFGSLIDGKVAVGGDTRTSTPMIKHAVIAGLLSSGCDVVDLGILPTPTVQYAVRKYYDAGVIITASHNPPEYNGIKFVDEHGIGVKEEIEEKIEKIFFEEKVERVPWENIGSTTRNRRIIREYIDEVIKRVDADIIREANFTVVVDCGSGAASYTTPYLLRELGCEVLSLNCQPDGFFPGRNPEPTPENLKDLMNTVKASGADLGIAHDGDADRTICIDENGEFIFGDKTFALVEKKMLKENKGGLIVTTVATTSAIYDIAKENNGKVITTPVGDLIVARTLKEKKGLFGGEENGGLIFPDFVYGRDGALSAAKILEIMAEEGKPISKLVAELPKYYSEKMKIRCPDELKPKVMATIQEKVEKDPKIDRIDTTDGVKIFKEDGWVIIRPSGTEPIFRCFAEAKSQEKATQMAKWGISIVKKSINEMS; encoded by the coding sequence ATGAAAAAACTATTCGGCACTTTTGGTGTTAGGAGGATCGCGAACAAACAATTAACACCAGAATTCGCATCAAAGCTCTCAGCAGCCTTCGGCTCTCTCATAGATGGAAAAGTTGCTGTGGGTGGTGATACAAGAACCTCCACCCCCATGATAAAACATGCTGTTATAGCAGGCCTCCTATCTAGTGGATGTGATGTTGTAGATCTTGGGATCCTCCCAACCCCTACTGTACAATATGCTGTTAGAAAATACTATGATGCAGGGGTTATCATCACAGCATCCCATAATCCCCCAGAATACAATGGGATAAAATTCGTCGATGAACACGGTATCGGAGTCAAAGAAGAAATAGAAGAAAAAATAGAGAAAATTTTCTTCGAAGAAAAAGTTGAAAGAGTTCCATGGGAGAATATAGGTTCCACAACCAGAAATAGGAGGATTATCAGAGAATACATAGATGAAGTTATAAAGAGAGTTGATGCCGACATTATAAGAGAGGCTAATTTTACTGTTGTAGTTGACTGCGGATCAGGAGCAGCCTCCTATACAACACCATACCTTCTAAGAGAGCTTGGATGCGAAGTCTTATCATTGAATTGTCAACCAGACGGCTTTTTCCCCGGACGAAACCCCGAACCAACCCCAGAAAACCTGAAAGACCTAATGAACACGGTTAAAGCCAGTGGAGCCGATCTTGGCATAGCCCATGACGGCGACGCTGACAGGACAATCTGTATAGATGAAAATGGAGAGTTCATCTTCGGCGATAAAACCTTCGCATTAGTAGAGAAGAAAATGTTAAAGGAAAACAAAGGAGGCTTAATTGTAACAACGGTAGCAACCACTTCAGCCATCTACGATATTGCAAAAGAAAACAATGGAAAGGTTATAACAACTCCAGTAGGCGATCTAATCGTGGCAAGAACCCTCAAAGAAAAAAAAGGACTCTTCGGCGGTGAAGAAAATGGCGGCCTAATATTCCCAGATTTCGTATATGGTAGGGATGGAGCCCTCTCAGCCGCCAAAATACTTGAGATCATGGCCGAAGAAGGCAAACCAATCTCTAAGCTCGTGGCTGAACTACCAAAATATTATTCTGAAAAGATGAAAATAAGATGTCCAGATGAACTTAAACCCAAAGTAATGGCCACCATCCAAGAAAAAGTTGAAAAGGACCCTAAAATAGATAGAATAGACACCACAGATGGCGTTAAAATATTTAAAGAAGATGGGTGGGTGATCATAAGACCATCGGGCACAGAACCCATATTCAGATGCTTCGCAGAAGCCAAAAGCCAAGAAAAAGCCACCCAAATGGCCAAATGGGGTATTAGTATCGTTAAAAAGTCCATCAATGAGATGAGCTAA
- a CDS encoding OB-fold nucleic acid binding domain-containing protein, producing the protein MVFIVEDEKIFKIVIFMALVGLIGMIVSAGSITPREVKIKEIDKGMIDEEVTVTGFVEDIKNSKTGKASFITLNDGTGKITIVIFESVKNEIERSDLSIEMLKYRKIKIIGKIAEYKGSMEIILEEPQNLKIL; encoded by the coding sequence ATGGTGTTTATAGTGGAGGATGAGAAGATATTTAAAATTGTCATTTTCATGGCATTAGTAGGCCTTATAGGGATGATAGTGTCGGCTGGTAGTATCACGCCTCGGGAGGTTAAAATAAAAGAAATAGACAAGGGCATGATCGACGAAGAAGTCACAGTAACAGGTTTTGTGGAGGATATAAAAAATTCAAAGACTGGTAAAGCGTCATTCATCACATTAAATGATGGTACTGGGAAGATAACAATCGTAATATTTGAATCTGTTAAAAATGAGATTGAAAGATCCGACCTGAGTATAGAAATGCTCAAATACAGAAAAATAAAAATCATAGGGAAAATAGCAGAATACAAGGGTTCAATGGAAATCATACTTGAAGAGCCCCAAAACCTAAAAATATTATGA
- a CDS encoding ATP-dependent DNA ligase encodes MEYKNLAKLYNKLESTTKRLEKTDIIADFLKKTETELLPTVTLLLLGRVFPTWSEEELGIGPKLLMKAISIVTGASVDEIEEEIREQGDIGKASEVLFKRKSQLTFTPHPLTVEKVYNDLKKLAYITGKGAQSKKIDILIGILSLASPIEAKYITRTILEELRVGAGEGIISDAISLAFNIDKEIVERAYMLTNDLGMVAKVAKSEGEAGLRRLSLEPGRPVKPMLAQLAESIESAIEELGEALCETKYDGVRVQIHRKDDKILIFTRRLENISNAVPEIIKRVEKSLPQEDFIVEGEIIVNIEGRPGSFQYILQRVKRKYDIEEMITRIPLTLYLFDILYYRGPLIDEPFKERRKILESIIRPIDGKIELSRQLKVTTENIKDGISLFRESIKEGHEGIMIKDPNAPYIPGIRGKKMLKYKAEPETLDLVVIGGTYGKGKRAHLIGSYLLAARDDETGELKTVAHVATGLDDKTLKELTERLKEITIEEKGRKIRVKPEIIIEVAYSEIVKSPEYESGYSLRFPVVKRIRDDLSLEDVDTIKRIESLFKP; translated from the coding sequence ATGGAATACAAAAATTTAGCTAAACTCTATAACAAACTAGAATCAACAACCAAAAGATTAGAAAAGACTGACATAATAGCTGATTTCCTCAAAAAAACAGAAACCGAACTTTTACCAACCGTAACCTTACTCCTCCTAGGCCGTGTTTTCCCAACTTGGAGCGAAGAAGAGCTTGGAATCGGTCCTAAACTTCTAATGAAGGCAATATCAATCGTCACTGGTGCGAGTGTTGATGAAATAGAAGAAGAAATCCGCGAACAAGGCGACATCGGCAAAGCAAGTGAAGTATTATTCAAAAGAAAATCCCAGTTAACATTCACCCCACATCCCCTCACAGTCGAAAAAGTCTATAACGATCTTAAAAAACTGGCATACATAACAGGCAAAGGAGCCCAATCAAAAAAAATAGACATACTAATAGGCATACTCTCATTAGCCTCCCCAATCGAGGCCAAATATATAACAAGAACAATACTTGAAGAATTAAGGGTTGGGGCTGGTGAGGGTATTATAAGTGATGCCATATCACTAGCATTCAACATCGACAAAGAAATTGTTGAAAGAGCCTACATGCTCACCAACGACCTTGGGATGGTGGCCAAGGTTGCCAAGAGTGAAGGCGAAGCTGGACTCCGCAGACTCTCACTAGAACCTGGAAGGCCAGTGAAGCCAATGTTAGCCCAACTTGCAGAAAGCATAGAATCTGCCATAGAAGAACTAGGGGAGGCGCTCTGCGAAACCAAATATGATGGTGTGAGAGTCCAAATACATAGAAAAGATGATAAAATCCTCATATTCACCCGCAGGTTAGAAAATATAAGCAATGCTGTGCCCGAGATCATCAAGCGCGTGGAAAAATCGTTACCCCAAGAAGATTTCATAGTAGAAGGGGAAATCATCGTAAACATTGAAGGAAGACCCGGTTCATTCCAATACATCCTCCAAAGGGTGAAGAGAAAATACGACATCGAAGAAATGATAACCAGGATACCCCTCACACTCTACCTCTTCGACATCCTATATTATAGGGGGCCCCTCATAGACGAACCCTTCAAAGAGCGGCGCAAGATCTTGGAGTCTATAATCAGGCCCATAGATGGTAAGATAGAATTAAGTAGACAATTGAAGGTCACTACCGAGAATATCAAGGATGGCATATCACTCTTCAGGGAATCTATAAAAGAGGGACATGAAGGTATAATGATAAAAGATCCAAACGCACCATATATACCCGGGATACGGGGCAAAAAGATGCTTAAGTACAAGGCAGAACCCGAAACTTTGGATTTGGTGGTTATTGGTGGAACATACGGCAAAGGAAAACGTGCACACCTTATAGGATCATATCTGCTAGCGGCGAGGGATGATGAAACCGGTGAACTGAAAACAGTAGCACATGTTGCAACAGGCCTAGATGATAAAACACTCAAAGAACTCACAGAAAGGCTAAAGGAGATAACGATAGAGGAAAAGGGGAGAAAAATCAGGGTAAAACCTGAAATAATCATAGAAGTGGCATATAGTGAAATAGTAAAAAGCCCAGAGTATGAAAGCGGATATTCCCTTCGATTTCCAGTGGTGAAAAGGATAAGGGATGATCTCAGCCTAGAAGACGTTGACACCATAAAACGTATAGAATCACTCTTCAAACCATAA
- the thiC gene encoding phosphomethylpyrimidine synthase produces MTQMEEAKKGNTTPQMEEVARAEDYKIKNIMKRVAQGRIVIPSNPIHNPIPCGIGEGLSTKINANVGSSPKLEDPELEVKKSLVAIQYGADTIMDLSTGPKLAKIRKKILEEVDIPIGTVPIYEAGVKAAEKNGSIVDMDEDDIFNTIEKQAKDGVDFMTVHSGITLDTVEKLERSNRILGMVSRGGVFLATWIKHNKMENPLYSNYEYLLEIAHEYDVTLSLGDGLRPGCLADASDTPQLQELIILGELVEKAREANVQCMVEGPGHVPIDQIPANMKIQKTLCKGAPFYVLGPIVTDMAPGYDHISAAIGGAIAAYYGADFICYVTPAEHLTIPGIREVKEGVIASKIAAQAADSAKRMERAWNMELEMARARRDFNWERQFELAFDHEKPRKYRMQCPVEEEDMCSMCGEYCALRLFKRQ; encoded by the coding sequence GTGACTCAAATGGAAGAAGCAAAAAAAGGCAACACAACACCCCAAATGGAAGAAGTGGCCAGAGCAGAAGATTATAAAATCAAAAATATCATGAAAAGAGTAGCACAGGGTAGAATTGTCATACCATCAAATCCAATACATAATCCAATCCCATGTGGGATAGGTGAAGGCCTATCCACAAAAATAAACGCTAATGTCGGATCCTCCCCCAAATTGGAGGATCCTGAATTGGAAGTTAAAAAATCACTTGTCGCCATCCAATACGGAGCAGACACCATAATGGATCTGAGCACAGGGCCGAAATTAGCCAAGATAAGAAAAAAAATACTAGAAGAGGTGGACATACCAATCGGCACAGTACCCATCTATGAGGCCGGTGTAAAAGCTGCAGAAAAAAATGGTTCAATAGTTGACATGGACGAAGACGACATCTTCAACACAATAGAGAAACAGGCAAAAGATGGAGTCGACTTCATGACAGTCCACTCTGGCATAACATTAGACACAGTGGAGAAACTAGAAAGATCAAACAGGATCCTGGGGATGGTGAGTAGAGGAGGAGTTTTCCTCGCCACATGGATAAAACATAACAAGATGGAGAATCCACTCTACTCAAACTATGAATACCTCCTCGAAATAGCCCATGAATATGATGTCACACTCAGCCTCGGTGATGGACTGAGACCAGGCTGCCTGGCAGACGCATCAGACACCCCACAACTACAAGAACTAATCATACTAGGAGAACTGGTTGAAAAAGCCAGGGAAGCAAATGTACAATGTATGGTAGAGGGGCCCGGACATGTCCCAATAGATCAAATCCCCGCGAATATGAAAATCCAGAAGACCCTCTGTAAGGGAGCTCCATTCTACGTCCTAGGTCCCATAGTAACTGACATGGCTCCAGGTTATGATCATATAAGCGCAGCCATTGGAGGGGCTATAGCAGCCTATTATGGAGCAGATTTCATCTGTTATGTAACACCAGCAGAACACTTAACCATACCAGGCATAAGAGAAGTTAAAGAGGGGGTTATAGCATCAAAGATAGCTGCACAGGCAGCTGATTCAGCTAAGAGGATGGAGAGGGCGTGGAACATGGAATTAGAGATGGCGAGGGCGAGAAGAGACTTCAACTGGGAGAGGCAATTTGAATTGGCATTTGACCATGAAAAACCCAGAAAGTATAGGATGCAATGTCCAGTTGAAGAAGAAGACATGTGCTCAATGTGTGGCGAATACTGCGCCCTAAGACTTTTCAAGAGACAATGA
- a CDS encoding HPP family protein, translated as MIRELCAKDIMIRDVIVVTPEESVAAAKLKMVRANIGGVPVVDGDKLVGFITHRDILLAGSEALKLKVKDIMSRDLVVVDKNASIGTISKIMVETGYQRIPVVEDGKLLGLITQSCVIKAIADHIEDDCFKK; from the coding sequence ATGATACGAGAACTTTGTGCAAAGGATATTATGATAAGGGATGTTATCGTGGTGACACCAGAGGAGTCTGTGGCTGCCGCGAAGTTGAAAATGGTCCGGGCTAATATTGGTGGAGTGCCTGTAGTAGATGGGGATAAGCTTGTTGGATTTATAACACATAGGGATATATTATTGGCTGGTAGTGAAGCTCTTAAACTTAAAGTGAAGGATATTATGAGCCGGGATCTTGTTGTAGTTGACAAGAACGCTTCTATTGGTACTATAAGTAAAATAATGGTGGAGACTGGCTATCAGAGGATTCCTGTGGTGGAAGATGGGAAATTATTGGGTCTTATAACCCAAAGTTGTGTGATAAAGGCCATAGCAGATCATATAGAAGACGATTGCTTCAAAAAGTAG
- a CDS encoding methanogenesis marker 8 protein, with protein MDEHIIEALGRAKIIIKDGRIVSLGEPMIKYCPLFHKYRGIKELNKETIRENIEFRIRDFGMCTPERELKMKDFLSFGVSEIISTLLEENIIDCAVMVCEGAGTVLITEPEFAQGVGGRISGVVKTSPIKKIIEKLGEENVLEPETGKIDQPMGVKKALDQGYNSIAVTVANIEDAVKIRKMDKKVYIFAVHLTGITRKEAEILFQNADIITSCASKHIRHIGDKKALFKAGYSIPIYAATKDGERFIKKRIEKIGGLKEKKNPPIPYPLI; from the coding sequence ATGGATGAGCATATCATAGAAGCCCTGGGAAGGGCAAAAATCATAATAAAGGATGGTAGGATAGTCTCACTCGGAGAACCCATGATAAAATACTGTCCACTATTCCATAAATATAGGGGCATCAAAGAACTAAACAAGGAAACTATACGTGAGAATATAGAATTCCGTATAAGGGACTTTGGGATGTGCACACCGGAAAGAGAACTCAAGATGAAAGATTTCCTCTCCTTCGGGGTCTCCGAGATAATCTCAACCCTCCTTGAAGAGAATATAATAGACTGCGCAGTGATGGTATGTGAAGGGGCTGGAACAGTTCTAATAACCGAACCAGAATTCGCACAGGGGGTGGGTGGGAGAATCTCAGGGGTGGTTAAAACAAGCCCCATAAAAAAGATCATAGAAAAACTTGGAGAAGAAAACGTATTAGAACCAGAAACTGGGAAAATAGACCAGCCCATGGGTGTTAAAAAAGCGCTAGACCAAGGATACAATTCTATAGCCGTTACAGTAGCCAACATAGAAGATGCAGTTAAAATAAGGAAAATGGACAAGAAAGTTTATATTTTTGCTGTTCACCTCACTGGTATAACAAGAAAAGAAGCCGAAATACTCTTTCAAAATGCTGATATCATAACATCCTGCGCTTCAAAACATATCCGCCACATCGGAGATAAAAAAGCACTATTCAAGGCAGGATATTCAATACCAATATACGCCGCCACAAAAGATGGTGAAAGGTTCATAAAAAAGCGAATAGAAAAAATAGGCGGCCTTAAAGAAAAGAAAAACCCCCCAATACCATATCCACTAATCTAG
- a CDS encoding DUF2085 domain-containing protein, translating into MKFKICHRIPDRTFSIKGHYFPVCSRCTGIYIGAFSYFIIAYLTPIKYTTTLIIAATLITAPTIIDGSTQLLGLRESNNMLRFLTGLPAGIGIGIMTKALKFLILTIMWGTF; encoded by the coding sequence ATGAAATTCAAGATTTGTCATAGAATACCAGACCGAACATTCTCGATAAAAGGCCACTACTTTCCAGTCTGTTCAAGATGCACTGGTATATACATCGGAGCATTCTCCTATTTCATCATAGCATACCTCACACCCATAAAATACACAACAACATTAATCATCGCAGCAACACTAATAACAGCACCCACAATAATTGACGGATCCACACAACTATTAGGTTTAAGGGAAAGCAACAACATGCTAAGATTCCTAACAGGCCTACCCGCAGGTATCGGTATCGGGATCATGACAAAAGCCCTAAAATTCTTAATATTAACGATAATGTGGGGAACATTTTGA
- a CDS encoding cysteine peptidase family C39 domain-containing protein yields the protein MKCPKCGTYNRPGAKFCRNCGAKLAKTSSTTWGVLASCCFGIIFVIIIGAIISPEVRQEPSNKIETVYGYKIVYQTTNYTCGPAALATALTNKKGANLTEKMIVDYLGNNPKGYSPQQIVKAAKHFGYNAIIDTGPPEEYDIIVIDDGILDLGYPSYDANHTQTYYIVPGTNGHFTVYAGMTPDGFIVFLDPSNGLEYISPETFNRIYQNIRIHIP from the coding sequence TTGAAATGTCCAAAATGTGGAACATATAATAGGCCAGGGGCAAAATTCTGCAGAAACTGCGGTGCAAAACTTGCTAAAACCTCAAGCACAACTTGGGGTGTGCTGGCAAGCTGCTGCTTCGGGATAATATTCGTCATAATAATAGGGGCCATTATAAGCCCTGAAGTCCGCCAAGAACCATCCAATAAAATAGAGACTGTATATGGTTATAAGATAGTCTATCAGACAACAAATTATACATGTGGACCCGCAGCCCTCGCAACAGCACTTACAAACAAAAAAGGAGCTAACCTAACCGAGAAGATGATAGTAGACTATCTTGGCAACAATCCCAAAGGCTACAGCCCCCAACAGATCGTCAAAGCCGCCAAACATTTTGGATACAATGCCATTATAGACACAGGCCCGCCAGAAGAATATGATATTATAGTAATAGATGATGGGATACTAGACCTAGGATATCCATCCTATGATGCTAACCACACCCAAACCTATTATATAGTACCAGGAACTAATGGACACTTCACAGTATATGCTGGAATGACCCCAGACGGCTTCATAGTATTCCTGGACCCATCAAACGGACTAGAATATATCAGCCCAGAAACATTCAATAGAATCTACCAAAATATAAGAATCCATATCCCCTAA
- a CDS encoding DUF5518 domain-containing protein: MVKWGPVVIGFILSIIFPIILESFMPRGASVLGLFLAGFIVGLMAKEGALGGFWNATVAGAFGGIILAMLLSIFGALIGGIFGFFIGLFTGIAVVIVLLLVSMIFMGIGGAIGGFLAGE, encoded by the coding sequence ATGGTGAAGTGGGGTCCTGTAGTTATAGGTTTCATATTATCTATTATTTTTCCAATAATCTTAGAGTCCTTCATGCCTAGGGGCGCATCTGTCCTGGGATTGTTCTTAGCAGGTTTTATAGTGGGTTTAATGGCGAAAGAGGGCGCCCTTGGAGGTTTCTGGAATGCTACGGTTGCTGGTGCGTTTGGTGGTATAATATTAGCCATGCTTCTAAGCATTTTCGGCGCCCTTATCGGTGGAATATTCGGTTTTTTCATAGGACTTTTCACAGGTATTGCAGTGGTAATAGTCTTACTCTTAGTTTCGATGATATTCATGGGGATTGGAGGGGCTATAGGAGGTTTTCTAGCGGGAGAATAG
- a CDS encoding metallophosphoesterase, whose protein sequence is MLVGVVSDTHVPDRVSVIPDKVFEVFSSVDMILHAGDLTSLDVKDELNNLAPMKCVQGNMDRYYGLELPRDEILKVDGLSIGLNHGEVYPRGDTQQLKYIALEMNVDVLISGHTHQPFIKEVDGILLLNPGSPTVPRLAYPTVMLVEIYDGKIETEIVRVGSPTCKIR, encoded by the coding sequence ATGCTTGTCGGCGTTGTTTCTGATACTCATGTACCTGATAGGGTTTCTGTCATCCCTGATAAGGTCTTTGAGGTTTTCAGTAGCGTGGACATGATACTCCATGCTGGTGATTTAACCTCATTGGATGTTAAAGATGAGCTTAATAATTTAGCCCCCATGAAATGCGTTCAAGGTAACATGGATCGTTATTATGGTCTCGAACTTCCAAGGGATGAAATCCTAAAGGTAGATGGTCTAAGTATAGGTTTGAATCATGGTGAGGTTTATCCTCGTGGCGATACTCAGCAGCTTAAATATATTGCCCTAGAAATGAATGTTGATGTTCTTATCTCAGGGCATACTCATCAGCCGTTTATCAAAGAGGTTGATGGTATACTACTCTTGAATCCTGGCAGTCCTACAGTGCCGCGGCTGGCTTATCCTACTGTAATGTTAGTTGAAATCTATGATGGTAAGATTGAAACAGAGATTGTGAGGGTAGGTTCACCAACTTGCAAAATAAGGTGA
- a CDS encoding RlmE family RNA methyltransferase: MGRRWYLERKRDYYYKSAKKQKYRSRASYKLLQLDNRFKLIRKGDKVVDLGAAPGGWSQVALEKVGDDGLVIAVDIKPIKPFPVDNFHAIKGDFTDEKVQEKIGELLGGKADVIISDASPSLSGIKNIDQLRSLELVENVIKVADRFLKKGGNLLVKVFQGPGFNELLKKLRSSFMRVKSTKPASSRKGSPEMYIVCKGFKGVK; this comes from the coding sequence TTGGGTAGAAGATGGTATCTTGAAAGAAAAAGGGACTATTATTATAAGAGTGCTAAGAAGCAGAAATATAGGTCTAGGGCCTCATATAAGCTTTTACAACTCGATAATAGGTTTAAATTGATTAGGAAGGGGGATAAGGTTGTTGATCTTGGGGCTGCTCCTGGTGGCTGGTCACAGGTCGCCCTTGAGAAAGTGGGTGATGATGGACTTGTCATCGCCGTGGATATTAAGCCTATTAAACCTTTCCCAGTGGATAATTTCCATGCTATAAAAGGAGATTTTACAGATGAGAAGGTCCAAGAGAAGATAGGTGAACTTCTAGGTGGGAAAGCTGATGTTATAATATCTGATGCTTCTCCTTCACTTTCAGGTATAAAAAATATTGACCAGTTAAGGTCATTGGAACTTGTTGAGAACGTTATAAAAGTTGCAGACAGATTCCTTAAAAAAGGTGGTAACCTCCTTGTTAAAGTTTTCCAAGGGCCTGGTTTCAATGAATTGTTAAAGAAATTAAGGAGTTCCTTTATGAGGGTTAAAAGCACGAAACCGGCTTCTTCTAGGAAGGGTAGCCCCGAGATGTATATTGTCTGTAAAGGATTCAAAGGGGTTAAATGA